A single Kryptolebias marmoratus isolate JLee-2015 linkage group LG7, ASM164957v2, whole genome shotgun sequence DNA region contains:
- the coro1b gene encoding coronin-1B: protein MSFRRGVVRQSKFRHVFAQAWKAEHCLDDVRVSRVTWDGPLAAVNPKFLAVVVEAGGGGAFLVVPIAKSGRVDQSCPTVCGHAAPVLDIQWSPHDDNIIASASEDCTVKVWQIPDGGLTAPMTDAIVTLEGHSKRAGILAWHPSAFNILLTAGCDNVICVWNVGTGELVYQLAEAHPDLIYSVSWNRDGSAVCTVCKDKALRVIDPRRGTVLKVREKVHDGTRPMRAVFLSDGKILTTGFSRMSERQLALWDTKDLSEPMAIQEMDTSNGVLLPFYDPDTNMVYLCGKGDCTIRYFEVTDESPYVHFLSLYSSKEPQRGAGFLCKRGVDVNKCEIARFYKLHERKVEPISMTVPRKSDLFQGDLYPDTAGLEPALLADEWIAGQDAPPLLVSLSGGYTAPPSKHKDTLRSKPKLTSQDSGTATATAAAATSSAGNVTTAPASAPASAAKETEDETPQPQPRVAARETDGNAERPRREDEMLTELLAEMKALRAVVLAQNQRIEHLERQLARIEDGDV, encoded by the exons ATGTCGTTCCGCCGGGGCGTCGTCAGGCAGAGCAAGTTCCGCCACGTGTTCGCGCAGGCCTGGAAGGCCGAGCACTGCCTGGACGACGTCAGGGTGTCCCGGGTGACGTGGGACGGCCCCCTCGCCGCCGTCAACCCCAAATTTCTCGCCGTCGTCGTCGAGGCCGGAGGAGGGGGCGCCTTCCTCGTCGTCCCCATCGCCAAG AGCGGCCGGGTCGACCAGTCGTGCCCCACCGTCTGCGGGCATGCGGCGCCGGTTCTGGACATCCAGTGGTCGCCCCACGATGACAACATCATAGCAAGTGCCTCGGAGGACTGCACAGTGAAG GTGTGGCAGATCCCGGACGGAGGGCTGACGGCGCCGATGACCGACGCCATCGTGACCCTCGAGGGCCACAGCAAACGAGCAGGAATCCTGGCTTGGCACCCCAGTGCCTTCAACATCCTCCTAACTGCAG GCTGTGACAACGTGATTTGCGTTTGGAACGTGGGCACGGGGGAGCTGGTGTACCAGCTCGCCGAGGCCCACCCAGACCTGATCTACAGCGTCAGCTGGAACAGGGACGGCAGCGCCGTCTGCACCGTGTGCAAGGACAAGGCCCTGCGCGTCATCGACCCCCGCCGAGGCACCGTCCTGAAG GTCAGGGAGAAGGTCCACGACGGCACGAGGCCCATGAGAGCCGTCTTCCTCTCCGACGGAAAGATCTTGACCACAGGCTTCAGCCGTATGAGTGAGAGACAGCTCGCTCTGTGGGATACG AAGGACCTCTCAGAGCCGATGGCCATACAAGAAATGGATACGAGCAACGGAGTCCTGCTGCCTTTTTACGACCCCGACACCAACATGGTGTACCTCTGTGGAAAG GGCGATTGCACCATCAGGTACTTTGAGGTGACGGACGAGTCCCCGTACGTCCACTTCCTCAGTCTGTACAGCAGCAAGGAGCCCCAGAGAGGTGCGGGCTTTCTTTGTAAACGAGGCGTGGACGTCAACAAGTGTGAAATTGCCCG GTTCTATAAGCTGCACGAGAGAAAGGTGGAACCCATTTCAATGACCGTACCACGAAAA TCGGATCTGTTCCAGGGAGACCTTTACCCGGACACCGCCGGCCTGGAGCCGGCCCTGCTGGCCGACGAGTGGATCGCCGGGCAGGACGCGCCGCCTCTGCTGGTCTCCCTGAGCGGCGGCTACACGGCACCCCCGTCCAAGCACAAGGACACCCTCAGAAGCAAGCCCAAGCTCACCTCTCAGGACTCTGGGACCGCCACGGCGACGGCGGCGGCAGCGACGTCTTCGGCAGGGAATGTAACGACAGCCCCCGCGTCTGCGCCTGCCTCTGCCGCCAAGGAGACGGAGGACGAGACGCCGCAGCCACAACCGCGAGTGGCTGCCAGGGAGACGGATGGAAACGCCGAGAGGCCGAGGAGAGAG